The Streptomyces sp. NBC_01463 DNA window CGTTCGCCACCGCGTGCAGCGTCAGCGTCGTCTTGCCGGAGGACTCCGGTCCGTACACCTCCACCACGCGGCCGCGCGGCAGTCCGCCGACGCCGAGCGCCACGTCCAGCGCCGTGGACCCGGTGGGGATCACCTCGATGGGCTCGTTCGGCCGCTCGCCCAGGCGCATGACCGCACCCTTGCCGAACTTCCGCTCGATCTGCGCGAGCGCGGTGTCCAGCGCCTTCTCGTGGTCGGTTCCTGCCATGAGCTTCACCCGGTCCGATTGAGTGGCCCGCCGCACGTCGGAGAACGTGGGCGTCTGCTGCCGACAACGGACGTGTCGGAGATCCAGAAACGAACATCCGATCGATTTACGTGTCCGTTGAAAGGTACCAAACGGAGGCAAGCGGGACGGTGTACGCGCCGGACCACTCCGGAGGCGGGCCGCGGCCGGGCCGGCGGTCGGCCATGCGGCCGGACCCGGTGGGGATCCTCCAGTCCGGTCGCCGGAACTCGTCAGCGCGCCGGGGCGCGCCCACGAGTGCGGCCGGCTTCGGCACGGTTCAACAGGTTCTGGTCCGCGCCGGTGTACGCGGAGACATACGTGTGCACACACGCGCCGCCCGGGGAACTCCGCACGCCCTACCGGTGCGCGCGGGCAACGGAAATGATGAGCGCACCGCACATGAACCATCGATCCGCAGTTCCCCCTGCCCCGGCCGGGCGGACTCGCGGCGGAAGGAGTTCACGGTGTTGCTTCTCATCTCCCCGGACGGCATCGAGGAAGCGCTCGCCTGCGCGAAGGCGGCGGAGCACCTCGACATCGTCGACGTCAAGAAGCCCGACGAGGGCTCTCTCGGCGCCAACTTCCCCTGGGTCATCCGGGAGATCCGCGACGCGGTGCCGGCGGACAAACCGGTGTCCGCCACCGTGGGAGACGTGCCGTACAAGCCCGGCACCGTGGCGCAGGCCGCGCTCGGCGCGGCCGTCTCCGGCGCCACGTACATCAAGGTGGGCCTGTACGGATGCACGACTCCCGAGCAGGGTGTCGAGGTCATGCGGGCGGTTGTCCGCGCGGTGAAGGACTACCGTCCGGACGCGCTCGTCGTCGCCTCGGGCTACGCCGACGCCCATCGTGTCGGCTGCGTCAACCCGCTCGCCCTGCCCGACATCGCGGCCCGCGCCGGTGCCGACGCCGCCATGCTGGACACCGCGATCAAGGACGGGACCGGGCTGTTCGACCATGTTCCGCCGGACCTCTGCGCCGAGTTCGTCCGCCGCGCCCACGCGGCCGGTCAGTTCGCCGCACTCGCGGGCAGCGTCAAGCAGGCCGATCTCGGTCAGCTGACCCGCATCGGCACGGACATCGTCGGGGTGCGGGGTGCGGTCTGCTCGGGCGGTGACCGCAACGCCGGAACGATTCAGCCGCACCTGGTCGCGGCCTTCCGGGCGGAGATGGACCGGCAGGCCCGGGAGTTCGCCGCCGACGTCCCGGCCCTGAACTGACCACCGGGATGCCGACACCGCATGCCGGCCGCGTCTCCGGACGCCGTGCCCCCTGCCTCGCTGTCATCGACCCGGCCTCCGGGGAGATCTTCGACGAGACCCCCGACCAGCAGCCGGACGAACTGGACGACGTGATCGACCGGGCCAGGCACGCCTGGACCGGTTGGCGCGCCGACCCGGCCGCCCGCACCGCCGGGCTGAACGCCGCCGCCGACGCCGTGGAGGCCGCCGGAGACGACCTCGCTCCGCTGCTCACCCGGGAACAGGGCAAGCCCCTCGCCGAGTCGTACGCCGAGGTCGCCCGTACGGCAGCCCGGCTTCGGTACTTCGCCGCCCTGGCTCCCCGCACCCGCCGGATCGCCGACGGCCGCCCCGTGCACAGCGAGATCCGCTGGCAGTCTCTCGGGCCCGTTGCCGCGATCGTGCCGTGGAACTTCCCCCTCCAGCTCGCTTCGGCGAAGTTCGCGCCCGCGCTCGCGGCCGGCAACACCGTGGTCCTCAAACCGTCCCCGTACACCCCCCTTGCCACCCGGCTGCTCGGCGCCGTCCTCGCCAAAGCCCTGCCCGAGGACGTCCTGACCGTCATCACCGGCCGGGAACCCCTCGGTGCCCGCCTCGCCTCCCACCCGGGTATCCGCCATGTCACCTTCACCGGCTCGGTGCCGACGGGACGGGCCGTCGCCGCGGCCGCGGCGGGCTCCCTCGCCCGTGTCACCCTGGAACTGGGTGGCAACGACGCGGCGGTCCTCCTGGACGACGTCGACGTGGAGCGGGTCGCGGACCGGCTGTTCTGGGCCGCCTTCCGCAACTGCGGGCAGGTCTGCATGGCGGTCAAACGCGTCTACGCACCGGCCCGGCTCCACGCAGAGGTGGTCGAAGCCCTCGCTCACCGCGCGAAGACCGTCGTCGTCGGACCCGGTCTTGTGCCGGGCACCCGGCTCGGGCCGGTCAACAACGCCCCCCAGCTGGCCCGGATCGAGAGGTTCGTCCAACGGGCCCTGGCGGCCGGTGCCAGGGCAGCGGCCGGCGGTCACCGGCTCGACGGACCGGGCTACTTCGTCGCTCCCACGATCCTCACGGACGTCCCGCCCGAGGACCCGGTGGTGACCGAGGAACAGTTCGGACCGGTTCTGCCGGTGCTGCCGTACCGAAACCTCGACGAAGCCGTCGAAGCGGCCAACGGCACCGGCTTCGGGCTGGGCGGCTCCGTCTGGGGCACCGATCCCGACCGCGCGGCGGCGACAGCCGACCGGCTCGAATGCGGCACGGTCTGGATCAACCACCACGCCGAACTCTCCCTCGCCCAGCCCTTCGCAGGCGTCAAGGAGAGCGGCTTGGGTGTCGCGGGAGGACCGTGGGGCCTCTACGGCAACCTCCGTCCATTCGTCGTGCACCGGCCGCCGGAGGAAGAGGGATGAGGTTCCGAGCCGCCGTGCTGCGCTCCTGCGAGAGCCCGTTCGCGGTCGAGGACGTCGTTCTGAACACCGCGCCCGCCCCCGGCGAAATCCTCGTGGAGATCGTGGGAAGCGGAATGTGCCGGACCGATCTCGCGGTCCGGCGGTCAGCCGGACGCACCCCGCTGCCGGCTGTCCTCGGCCACGAGGGGACCGGGGTAGTGGTGGCGGCGGGCGGCGGCCCGGACACCGCGGTCGGCGTCGGTGACCACGTCGTGCTGAGCTTCGATTCCTGCGGGGACTGCCTGAGCTGCCGCGGCGCGGCCCCCGCCTACTGCGACTCGTTCGCCTCACTCAACCTCTTCGGGGGACGCGAGGAGGACACACCACGGCTCACCGACGCCGCCGGGGGAGCGGTGGCCTCCCGCTGGTTCGGCCAGTCGTCCTTCGCCGAATACGCCCTCGTCCCGGCGCGCAACGCCGTCCGGGTCGACACCGCCCTGCCGCTCGAACTGCTCGGTCCGCTCGGCTGCGGAGCCCTCACCGGTGCCGGAGCCGTGCTGAACACGTTCCGTGCCGGCCCCGGCGACACCCTCGTCGTACTCGGCGCGGGAGCGGTGGGCCTGACCGCGGTCATGGCGGCCACCGCCGCCGGCGTACGGAGCGTGGCCGTCGACCGGCATCCGGGGCGCCTGGAGCTCGCCGAGCGGTTCGGCGCGATCCCGCTGCCCGCGGCGACGTCCGGACTGGCCGAGCGCATCCGTCGGCACACCGACGGCGGCGCGCAGTACGCCCTGGACACCACGGCCTCCGCCCCGCTCATCAATGACGCGCTCCGCGCGCTGCGCCCCACCGGCACCCTCGGTCTCGTGGCGCGCCTTCACACCGCACTGCCTCTCGAACCGGGCACGTTGGACAGGGGCCGCAGCATCCGGCACATCTGCGAAGGGGACGCCGTACCCGAACTGCTGATTCCGCGGCTGATCGGCCTGTGGCAGGCCGGCCGCTTCCCCTTCGACCAACTGATCCGCACCTATCCCTTGGCCGACATCAACGAGGCCGAACGCGACTGCGACGCCGGACGCGTGATCAAGCCCGTCCTGCTGCCGGAAAGAAGAGACCGATGAGTGAAACGTCCATCCCCGGGGACTCCCTCCACCCCACCAGTGACACTTCCGTGCTCCTCGCTCCCACCGAAGGGGCCACGACCACCACGCCGACGCGGCGGACCGGCGAGGGAGGCGTGGACGCAGGTGTGGGATCGACTTCCCTCCTGGTCGCCGCCGCACGGGCGATCGAGACCCACCGCCACGACAGCCTGGCCCGGGACGTCTACGCGGAACACTTCGTACGCGCGGCCCCCGCCTGCGCGGACTGGCCGGTGCGTATCGAACAGGTCCCGGACGGGGACGGCAACCCGTTGTGGGGGAGGTTCGCCCGCTACTTCGGTCTGCGGACCGGAGTCCTCGACGACTTCCTTCACCGGTCGGTCGGTACGGGCGTCCGCCAAGTGGTCCTGCTGGGGGCGGGACTGGACACCCGTGCCTTCCGGCTGGACCTGCCGTCCGACTGCGTCGTCTTCGAGATCGACAGGGCGGGCGTGCTGGCCTTCAAACAACAGGTGCTCACGGATCTGTCGGCCGCCCCGAAGGCGAAGCGGGTCCCGGTGCCGGTCGATCTGCGCGGCGACTGGGTCACCGCGCTGACCTCCGTCGGTTTCGACCCGGCCGCCCCGAGCGTCTGGCTGGCCGAAGGGCTGCTCTTCTACCTGCCGGGCCCCGCCGAGACGTACCTCATCGACACGGTGGACCGGCTCACCACCACGGGCAGCGCCCTGGCCTTCGAGGCCAAGCTGGAGAAGGACCTGCTCGCGTACCGCGACAGCCCGATCTACACGGCGACGCGGGAACAGATCGGCATCGATCTGCTCGACCTCTTCGACAGCGGGCCGCGCCCCGACTCCGCGGGTGACCTGGCGGCCAAGGGCTGGTCCACCTCGGTGCACACGCCCTTCGAATTCACCCGCCTGCGGGGACGTGGTCCCCTCCCCGAACCGAACGACGCGCTGGAGGGGAACCGGTGGGTCTTCGCGCACAAGAGCAGACCCTGACGTCGGCACGGGTGGGGCGCACCGGGGCGGTACCGACCGGCAGTGCCCCGGGACGCTCAGGTCCTGGCCGTGTCAGACGGCCCGGACAGCCACCAGTTGGTCGGCCGGGATCCCGCCCAGGTCCGGCGCGTAGTAGTCCTCGATGCCCCTGGCCCATGTGGTCACGGTGACGCGGTCCCCGGCGTCCGGGCCGAAGGCGTCGAAAAGGGCGTGGATGTTCGCCTCCGCGAAGCCGATCGCCGTCATCAGCGACACGAAGAGCGGGCGCTCGATCAGACCGTCCCCGTCGGGGTCGCCGAGTGCGGCGAGCGCCTCGGCGAACTCGGTGATCGTGGGACCGAACCGCTCGGGGTCGAGCACGAACGGACGGAACTCGTCGAGGGAGATCACGCCATCGCCGTTGGCGTCCAACTCCGTTTCCAGCGTGGTCCAGTAACGCCGGAACGCGGCTCGGATGGCCACCCTGGCGCCGTCGTCCGACGCGACCGCCACCTCCAGGACACGTCCCGTCATGAGGTCGAAGTCGTCGGCGTCGAGGACCCCGTTGCCGTTGGCGTCGAAGAGGGAGAAGATCAACTCGACCCTCTCGGTGGCCTCAGTTCGCATGTCCGTCACCTGTCTCCTACGGTCCGTCGATCCCGGACTCGGCTCAGTGAGTGCACCTGCGTAACCGTGCAGGGGGAGAAACGTGACGGTGAGGAGACGTCCGCTGCCGGAGGAAGTGAGTTCGCCGACAACCAGTTCGTACGCGCGGGCCAGGCCTGCGGGACGCGGTCGAGGCGTAGTTCAGCGTGACACCCCGGACGCCGCACAGATCGCGTCAGCCGGCCGTCGCACTCGGACCAGCTCGACGCGAGTGCGCCCCGGTCACCGGCGGCCGGTGGCCAGGATGACGAGGAACTGACCGCCGCCCGGCTCGATGTCGGCGGTCACGGGCAGCCCCGGTACCAGCCGGGAGAACCGGTCCACCAGCCAGTCCGCCGCTTCCTGGGCGTCGCGGCGGGTCGGGCACCGGCCCACCATCTCGCGGCCCCCCTTGCGCTCCAGCCTCTGGGCAACGGTGACCAGCGGCGCGGGTTCGACCACGTACAGGCTGTCCGGCCAGGCGATGACCACCTTGACCGCGCCCTTGCGGGTGTTGCATCCGCGGTGTGCGAGCCGTTCGGCGACCTTGGCCTTCCGGTCGGCGGTCCGGCTGTCGACGCTGGGGCCCCGCGGGTCGTTCACCGACTCGTCGGGGTCGACCGCTTCGTCGCAGACCCAGCATCGCCAGCCGTCGCGCTCGGCCACATCATCAAGAAGACTCATCCGAGCAAAGTAGCCTGCCCGGCCGCCGGCCCGCGCATCAGGCCCCGGCAATGTCGTGAGACCGGCCGTCCAAAGCCGCGACGTCCGGCGAACAACGTCACCGATGCCTTGACCTGCGTGCCGTGCCGCTCGCGCCCGGGGCGGCTACTTCTTGATTCCGTGCTGTGCCGCCCAGTCGTTCGCCACGTCCTCCGGGTCCTTCTTGTCCTTGT harbors:
- a CDS encoding (5-formylfuran-3-yl)methyl phosphate synthase, which produces MLLLISPDGIEEALACAKAAEHLDIVDVKKPDEGSLGANFPWVIREIRDAVPADKPVSATVGDVPYKPGTVAQAALGAAVSGATYIKVGLYGCTTPEQGVEVMRAVVRAVKDYRPDALVVASGYADAHRVGCVNPLALPDIAARAGADAAMLDTAIKDGTGLFDHVPPDLCAEFVRRAHAAGQFAALAGSVKQADLGQLTRIGTDIVGVRGAVCSGGDRNAGTIQPHLVAAFRAEMDRQAREFAADVPALN
- a CDS encoding aldehyde dehydrogenase family protein, whose amino-acid sequence is MPTPHAGRVSGRRAPCLAVIDPASGEIFDETPDQQPDELDDVIDRARHAWTGWRADPAARTAGLNAAADAVEAAGDDLAPLLTREQGKPLAESYAEVARTAARLRYFAALAPRTRRIADGRPVHSEIRWQSLGPVAAIVPWNFPLQLASAKFAPALAAGNTVVLKPSPYTPLATRLLGAVLAKALPEDVLTVITGREPLGARLASHPGIRHVTFTGSVPTGRAVAAAAAGSLARVTLELGGNDAAVLLDDVDVERVADRLFWAAFRNCGQVCMAVKRVYAPARLHAEVVEALAHRAKTVVVGPGLVPGTRLGPVNNAPQLARIERFVQRALAAGARAAAGGHRLDGPGYFVAPTILTDVPPEDPVVTEEQFGPVLPVLPYRNLDEAVEAANGTGFGLGGSVWGTDPDRAAATADRLECGTVWINHHAELSLAQPFAGVKESGLGVAGGPWGLYGNLRPFVVHRPPEEEG
- a CDS encoding NAD(P)-dependent alcohol dehydrogenase; its protein translation is MRFRAAVLRSCESPFAVEDVVLNTAPAPGEILVEIVGSGMCRTDLAVRRSAGRTPLPAVLGHEGTGVVVAAGGGPDTAVGVGDHVVLSFDSCGDCLSCRGAAPAYCDSFASLNLFGGREEDTPRLTDAAGGAVASRWFGQSSFAEYALVPARNAVRVDTALPLELLGPLGCGALTGAGAVLNTFRAGPGDTLVVLGAGAVGLTAVMAATAAGVRSVAVDRHPGRLELAERFGAIPLPAATSGLAERIRRHTDGGAQYALDTTASAPLINDALRALRPTGTLGLVARLHTALPLEPGTLDRGRSIRHICEGDAVPELLIPRLIGLWQAGRFPFDQLIRTYPLADINEAERDCDAGRVIKPVLLPERRDR
- a CDS encoding class I SAM-dependent methyltransferase, giving the protein MSETSIPGDSLHPTSDTSVLLAPTEGATTTTPTRRTGEGGVDAGVGSTSLLVAAARAIETHRHDSLARDVYAEHFVRAAPACADWPVRIEQVPDGDGNPLWGRFARYFGLRTGVLDDFLHRSVGTGVRQVVLLGAGLDTRAFRLDLPSDCVVFEIDRAGVLAFKQQVLTDLSAAPKAKRVPVPVDLRGDWVTALTSVGFDPAAPSVWLAEGLLFYLPGPAETYLIDTVDRLTTTGSALAFEAKLEKDLLAYRDSPIYTATREQIGIDLLDLFDSGPRPDSAGDLAAKGWSTSVHTPFEFTRLRGRGPLPEPNDALEGNRWVFAHKSRP
- a CDS encoding EF-hand domain-containing protein yields the protein MRTEATERVELIFSLFDANGNGVLDADDFDLMTGRVLEVAVASDDGARVAIRAAFRRYWTTLETELDANGDGVISLDEFRPFVLDPERFGPTITEFAEALAALGDPDGDGLIERPLFVSLMTAIGFAEANIHALFDAFGPDAGDRVTVTTWARGIEDYYAPDLGGIPADQLVAVRAV